The following proteins are co-located in the Burkholderiaceae bacterium DAT-1 genome:
- a CDS encoding FIST C-terminal domain-containing protein: MHIRQFNCTADTVDSLQDFQGGGATLVLVFGSVQQLATPGVFASLRSHFPRAHIAGCSTAGEISSEGVSDDGLVVTAVQFENVTITPAVTHVSAIPDSQSAGERLAALLAPSQPDAVLLFGPGVDVNGSALIAGLTENLPGRPTVSGGLAGDGGAFKQTLTLANGEPDARQVVAIGLKGANLKVQHGSRHGWIPFGPARRVTRCEGNLLYELDNEPALSVYKLYLGEYARDLPASGLLFPFEMLGPDQSGVGLIRTILGIDEEKGMLILAGDIIENGYLKLMHASTDSLVDGAEEAAVNSSDTHDHAQDALALLVSCVGRKLVMGSRVDEEIEAVSDQFGKQTVLTGFYSYGEISPDQTFASCALHNQTMTITLISEHS; this comes from the coding sequence ATGCACATCCGACAATTTAATTGCACTGCCGACACAGTTGACTCCCTTCAAGACTTTCAGGGAGGCGGTGCCACGCTTGTGCTGGTATTCGGCTCCGTGCAGCAACTTGCAACGCCGGGCGTGTTTGCATCACTGCGATCTCATTTCCCGCGCGCCCATATTGCGGGTTGTTCAACGGCGGGGGAAATTTCCTCAGAAGGCGTCAGTGACGATGGTCTGGTTGTAACGGCCGTGCAATTCGAGAATGTCACGATCACACCGGCAGTTACCCATGTTTCGGCTATTCCTGACTCGCAATCAGCAGGCGAGCGCTTAGCTGCTCTCCTCGCGCCCTCCCAGCCTGATGCGGTATTGCTCTTTGGCCCGGGCGTGGACGTAAACGGTAGCGCATTGATTGCGGGTTTGACCGAAAACCTGCCCGGCCGCCCGACAGTCAGCGGCGGCCTCGCCGGAGATGGCGGCGCCTTTAAGCAGACCCTGACCTTGGCCAATGGTGAACCGGATGCACGTCAGGTTGTAGCCATCGGACTGAAGGGGGCAAATCTCAAGGTTCAGCACGGATCACGCCATGGCTGGATTCCGTTTGGTCCGGCAAGACGCGTGACGCGTTGCGAGGGAAATTTGCTGTATGAGCTCGACAATGAGCCTGCATTGTCCGTCTACAAGCTGTACCTTGGCGAATACGCGCGCGATCTGCCTGCGTCCGGCCTGCTCTTTCCATTTGAAATGCTGGGTCCGGATCAGAGTGGCGTGGGTCTCATCCGTACCATTCTGGGCATCGACGAAGAAAAGGGCATGTTGATCCTGGCGGGCGACATCATTGAAAATGGCTATCTGAAACTGATGCATGCCAGCACCGACTCACTGGTCGATGGCGCAGAGGAAGCGGCAGTGAACAGTAGCGACACGCATGATCATGCGCAGGACGCACTGGCTCTGCTCGTAAGCTGTGTCGGGCGCAAGCTGGTGATGGGTTCGCGAGTCGATGAAGAAATCGAGGCCGTATCAGACCAGTTCGGCAAGCAGACAGTTTTAACCGGTTTCTATTCCTATGGCGAAATCAGTCCAGACCAAACTTTCGCCAGTTGCGCACTTCACAACCAAACCATGACCATTACACTGATCAGCGAGCACAGCTAA
- a CDS encoding response regulator: protein MSTGHKTLLRQLKRSLGIQGQEALDALLASVADPSHPDFAHNSTLIAQGFPQLLTMVAQSYEQFDRDLNLRTRSLELSSAELTAANDKLRSEALAQQEALEYLLHTTNELLKSVGLDPVDRANGDIVSLSLLIRNLISEQERNQRRIEESEQKLRSLVANFPGCVYRLRPANVLSIDFVSDGITALTGYSVDEIEQHADAYYSGTVDPDVLTWKETQIRAAIRERQSYELEYEMIHRDGSRRWVLERGRGLYNPEGKLLSIDGLILDNNAIHLAQQAIIETRSQLLSAIESLDVGFIMFDRDERLIICNEAFRRTHEPIRAHLLPGTHRETLFRECFRNTPLQLRNFDPGKSHTQDENEYVELCLSTARGPDYVRERRYPGGWVRQQQTRTPEGLVVELHTDITELKQLNIELGSAKEAAEAGSRAKSEFLANMSHEIRTPMNGIIGMTELTLCTELQDEQRENLKLVLSSAHALLTVVNDILDFSKIEAGKLAIEHIPFSLQELLNESIRPHSLRAEEKGLHLDCAIDPSINDQLISDPGRIRQVINNLLSNAIKFTAKGEVVLTASLAYAKDGLPKVQISVKDSGIGIPPEKQAMIFDAFSQADSSTTRRFGGTGLGLSICRQLVNLLGGEIWVESESGVGSIFHFTFTLVAGDSNFAPDPDSVAVLRNMRVLAVDDNAVNRHWLTTMLANWGTQYRVIESPKQGLQLIQNEPYQLILLDVEMPDISGFELLEEARAIQPAATVVMLSSAGARGDEAHAKTSGADAFLAKPVSQTALLQVLLAAIGNRAESMGLKQHGISPVEAEHAAPALNILIAEDNPVNQKIITRMLDRCGHAFTLVEDGTQVLGALAANHFDLVLLDLHMPGMGGLDAAAAIRQFEQETHRQRLPLIALTADAMTGTREACLAAGMDGYLSKPFTLDALISILSDHIGEGASRTHLQAAQTSPLSYDDVETLLKRLDGDRPFMESITQIFLRDTATHLDTIQRASESNDMKSLHLSAHSIKGAATSIGLDAIAEAAARIEERASKGIQGDYADDIATLEQSVASFAHQLSHYLAE from the coding sequence ATGAGCACGGGACATAAAACCCTCTTACGCCAGCTCAAGCGTTCTCTTGGCATTCAGGGGCAGGAGGCGCTGGATGCGCTTCTTGCAAGCGTTGCCGATCCAAGTCATCCCGACTTTGCACACAATTCAACCTTGATTGCGCAGGGCTTCCCGCAATTGCTGACAATGGTTGCGCAATCATACGAGCAATTTGATCGGGATCTGAATCTACGTACTCGCAGTCTGGAACTATCATCAGCAGAACTGACGGCCGCCAATGACAAATTGCGCTCGGAAGCATTGGCGCAACAGGAAGCACTGGAATATCTGCTGCATACAACCAACGAGCTGCTTAAAAGTGTTGGGCTTGATCCGGTTGATCGCGCCAATGGCGATATCGTCAGCTTGAGTCTGTTGATTCGTAATCTGATCAGTGAGCAGGAACGCAATCAGCGGCGCATCGAAGAAAGCGAGCAGAAGCTGCGTAGCTTGGTGGCCAACTTCCCCGGTTGCGTCTACCGGCTTCGTCCCGCCAATGTACTATCAATTGATTTTGTATCTGATGGTATTACTGCACTGACAGGCTATAGCGTAGATGAAATCGAGCAGCACGCAGACGCTTACTACAGCGGGACGGTTGACCCGGATGTACTGACGTGGAAAGAGACGCAGATTCGTGCGGCGATTCGGGAGCGGCAATCATACGAACTCGAATATGAAATGATCCATCGCGATGGGAGCCGCCGCTGGGTGCTGGAACGCGGACGCGGCTTATACAACCCCGAGGGCAAACTGCTTTCCATTGATGGGCTGATTCTGGATAACAATGCCATTCACTTGGCGCAACAGGCCATTATCGAAACCAGGTCGCAACTACTTAGCGCCATCGAGTCGCTGGATGTCGGCTTTATTATGTTCGACCGCGACGAGCGGCTGATTATCTGCAATGAAGCATTCCGGCGCACGCATGAACCGATTCGTGCGCATTTGCTGCCGGGCACGCACCGTGAGACCCTGTTCAGGGAATGTTTCCGTAATACCCCCCTGCAATTGCGCAATTTTGACCCGGGAAAAAGCCATACACAGGACGAAAATGAGTATGTCGAGCTTTGCCTGAGTACGGCGCGCGGGCCGGATTATGTGCGAGAACGACGTTATCCCGGTGGCTGGGTTCGACAGCAGCAAACCCGCACGCCCGAGGGACTCGTCGTCGAACTGCACACCGATATTACCGAGCTGAAGCAACTCAATATTGAACTTGGCAGCGCAAAGGAAGCGGCCGAAGCCGGTAGTCGTGCCAAGAGTGAGTTCCTCGCGAATATGAGTCATGAAATTCGTACGCCGATGAATGGCATCATCGGTATGACGGAACTGACCCTGTGTACCGAGCTTCAGGATGAGCAGCGGGAAAATTTGAAGCTAGTCTTATCATCCGCCCATGCACTGCTCACCGTAGTGAATGATATTCTTGATTTCTCCAAGATCGAAGCCGGTAAGCTGGCCATTGAGCATATTCCTTTTTCGCTACAGGAATTATTGAACGAATCCATCCGGCCGCACAGTCTGCGTGCAGAGGAAAAAGGCCTGCATCTCGACTGCGCCATTGATCCAAGTATCAACGACCAATTGATCAGCGATCCCGGGCGCATTCGCCAGGTCATCAATAATCTGCTGAGCAATGCGATTAAATTTACCGCCAAGGGCGAAGTGGTTCTGACGGCGTCCCTGGCATATGCCAAAGATGGCCTGCCCAAGGTTCAGATCAGCGTAAAGGACAGCGGCATCGGTATTCCGCCTGAAAAGCAGGCCATGATTTTCGATGCGTTCTCTCAGGCAGATTCGTCAACCACTCGCCGATTTGGCGGGACGGGCCTGGGGCTGAGTATTTGTCGGCAACTGGTCAATCTGCTGGGTGGCGAAATCTGGGTGGAAAGTGAGTCAGGTGTAGGCAGCATTTTTCATTTCACCTTCACACTTGTCGCGGGTGATAGCAATTTTGCGCCAGACCCGGACAGTGTGGCGGTGCTGCGCAATATGCGTGTTCTGGCGGTTGACGATAACGCGGTTAACCGTCACTGGTTAACGACAATGCTGGCAAACTGGGGCACGCAGTATCGTGTGATTGAAAGCCCGAAGCAGGGCTTGCAGCTGATACAGAATGAACCCTATCAGTTGATTTTACTGGATGTGGAGATGCCCGACATTTCGGGCTTCGAATTACTTGAAGAAGCGCGGGCGATTCAGCCTGCCGCTACGGTCGTCATGCTTTCATCTGCAGGCGCGCGCGGCGACGAGGCTCATGCCAAAACGAGTGGCGCTGACGCCTTTCTGGCCAAGCCGGTCAGTCAGACAGCCTTGCTGCAAGTATTGCTGGCTGCGATTGGCAATCGGGCAGAAAGCATGGGGCTCAAGCAGCATGGCATCTCCCCGGTCGAAGCCGAGCATGCCGCACCTGCTCTGAATATCCTCATTGCAGAAGACAATCCAGTCAATCAAAAGATTATCACGCGCATGCTGGATCGCTGCGGTCACGCGTTTACATTGGTGGAAGATGGTACTCAGGTGCTTGGCGCCTTGGCTGCGAATCACTTCGATTTGGTGCTGCTCGACCTTCACATGCCAGGTATGGGTGGATTAGACGCGGCAGCTGCAATCCGGCAGTTTGAGCAAGAAACTCATCGCCAGCGCTTACCGCTGATTGCGCTCACCGCAGATGCAATGACAGGCACCCGCGAAGCGTGCCTTGCTGCGGGAATGGACGGTTATTTAAGCAAGCCTTTCACACTTGATGCATTGATCAGCATACTTTCAGACCATATAGGCGAAGGCGCATCGCGGACTCATTTGCAGGCCGCACAGACGTCTCCCCTCTCGTATGATGATGTCGAGACGCTACTGAAACGTCTGGATGGCGATCGGCCGTTCATGGAGAGTATCACTCAGATTTTTCTGCGTGATACCGCCACACATCTCGACACGATTCAGCGCGCAAGCGAATCCAATGATATGAAGTCGCTGCACCTGAGCGCACACTCCATCAAGGGCGCAGCAACGTCGATTGGGCTGGATGCCATTGCAGAGGCTGCTGCACGCATCGAGGAGAGAGCGTCCAAGGGCATACAGGGTGACTATGCCGACGACATTGCCACCCTTGAGCAGAGCGTCGCATCATTTGCCCATCAGCTCTCGCATTATCTTGCCGAATAA
- a CDS encoding methyl-accepting chemotaxis protein, which produces MDPKRPVVTKTDLKGVITYANQAFLQISGFDRGELIGQPHHAVRHPDMPAAAFADLWSTVQDGRPWSGRVKNRCKDGGYYWVDAYVTPITRNNETVGYMSVRSAPSNEQIQQADQLYRDVNQGRQAFPSSPNFSRLRLVWTLPVAIFLPALIIWCLEVAGVPNWLVVICLLAMCTGAIAWLNQSINHPLEQANAAIRRMAEGDLKSDIQVKGFREFEMLLSGLESMRVNLRAVIADAVTAANSVGEQSATLSEQTMELMQHSFDQASGANEVTEALERLNQAVGEISASTQTGAVHAESMRDTTKRCVAQMDDVEKASSLVVAKVGGASETLHSLHDAVSKIGAITQTIKEIADQTNLLALNAAIEAARAGEQGRGFAVVADEVRKLAERTSTSTSTITATIADIHNVTMTAMTSMVEATSAVTEGQRCIEITRNSLGEIDSATIGIAHASRDIAQVLNKQAQLSNDVTHNMESMSALTAQNSNAIGKVAYSTETLADVASELHRLLMHFERSL; this is translated from the coding sequence TTGGATCCAAAACGTCCTGTGGTCACTAAAACCGACCTGAAGGGTGTAATTACCTATGCAAATCAAGCATTTCTGCAGATAAGTGGTTTTGATCGGGGTGAACTAATCGGCCAGCCTCATCATGCAGTGCGTCATCCAGACATGCCTGCGGCAGCCTTTGCTGATCTGTGGTCGACAGTACAGGATGGGCGGCCATGGTCTGGCAGGGTCAAAAATCGCTGCAAAGATGGCGGGTACTATTGGGTGGATGCCTATGTCACGCCAATTACACGAAACAATGAAACCGTTGGCTATATGTCAGTGCGCAGTGCGCCAAGCAATGAGCAGATTCAACAGGCTGATCAACTCTACCGGGACGTGAATCAGGGACGCCAAGCCTTTCCGAGCAGCCCAAATTTTTCTCGGCTCCGTCTGGTGTGGACGCTGCCTGTGGCGATTTTCTTGCCTGCATTGATCATCTGGTGTCTGGAAGTGGCTGGCGTACCTAACTGGCTGGTGGTGATTTGCCTGCTGGCGATGTGTACGGGCGCGATTGCCTGGCTGAATCAATCTATTAATCATCCACTTGAACAGGCCAACGCTGCCATCAGAAGAATGGCGGAAGGGGACTTGAAAAGTGATATTCAGGTCAAGGGATTCAGGGAATTTGAGATGCTGCTGAGCGGTCTGGAGTCCATGCGCGTCAATTTACGTGCTGTGATTGCAGACGCGGTTACGGCCGCAAATTCGGTTGGGGAGCAGTCCGCCACGCTGAGCGAGCAAACGATGGAGCTGATGCAGCATTCATTCGATCAGGCGAGCGGAGCGAATGAGGTGACCGAGGCACTGGAGCGACTGAACCAGGCGGTGGGCGAGATATCCGCCTCGACACAGACTGGCGCCGTGCATGCCGAGTCCATGCGCGACACCACCAAGCGCTGTGTGGCACAGATGGATGATGTCGAGAAAGCCTCATCCTTGGTAGTAGCCAAGGTAGGCGGCGCATCGGAAACACTTCACTCTCTGCATGATGCTGTATCCAAGATTGGTGCGATCACGCAAACCATCAAGGAAATTGCGGATCAGACAAATCTATTGGCACTCAATGCCGCCATCGAGGCCGCACGGGCAGGCGAGCAAGGGCGCGGATTCGCAGTGGTTGCCGATGAGGTTCGCAAGCTGGCTGAGCGTACATCGACCAGTACCAGCACCATTACCGCAACGATTGCAGATATTCACAATGTCACCATGACTGCTATGACATCCATGGTGGAAGCAACGTCCGCAGTGACAGAGGGGCAGCGGTGTATCGAGATTACGCGAAATAGTCTTGGCGAAATAGACTCTGCGACCATAGGTATCGCGCATGCTAGCCGGGATATTGCCCAGGTGCTGAATAAGCAAGCTCAGCTATCCAATGACGTGACGCACAATATGGAAAGTATGTCGGCGCTGACTGCGCAGAACAGCAATGCAATCGGTAAAGTAGCTTACAGTACGGAAACCCTCGCGGATGTGGCTAGTGAGTTACATCGTCTGCTCATGCACTTTGAGCGTTCACTGTAA
- a CDS encoding acetyl-CoA C-acetyltransferase has protein sequence MLTGSIKRVAIVAANRIPFARSNTAYAELSNMTMLTDTLKGLVEKTGLQGVRLGEVVGGAVMKHSRDWNMVREAVLSSGLDPATPAFDIQQACGTGLEAAILIANKVALGQIEAGIACGVDTTSDAPIAVNRGLQKQLLRLNRAKTLGDRLGKAFGLLKPGYLVPDFPANAEPRTGQSMGQHAQITADRFGIGRKEQDELALASHQNLLKAYESGFFDDLVMPYHGLTRDNPLRPDSTLDKMAKLPGAFAQGGSVSAANSSPLTDGASAVLICSEEWAAARGLKVMAWLTAGEVAAVDFIDEREGLLMAPAYAIPRMLQRRGLTLQDFDFYEIHEAFAAVVLCTLAAWESPTFCKDKLGLDQPLGKIDRSRLNVHGSSIATGHPFAATGGRVVATLAKLLSEAGSGRGLISICAAGGQGVTAILER, from the coding sequence ATGCTGACAGGTTCCATCAAGCGCGTAGCCATCGTGGCCGCCAACCGCATTCCCTTTGCACGCTCCAACACGGCCTACGCCGAGCTCAGCAATATGACCATGCTGACCGACACCCTGAAGGGCTTGGTTGAGAAGACTGGCCTGCAGGGCGTGCGTCTCGGTGAGGTGGTGGGAGGCGCTGTCATGAAACACTCGCGCGACTGGAATATGGTACGCGAGGCCGTGCTGTCCAGCGGACTCGACCCTGCAACGCCGGCATTCGATATCCAGCAGGCCTGTGGCACCGGTCTGGAAGCCGCGATTTTGATTGCCAACAAGGTTGCGCTGGGCCAGATCGAAGCCGGCATTGCCTGCGGCGTAGATACGACCTCGGATGCACCAATTGCGGTGAATCGTGGCCTGCAGAAGCAGTTACTGCGCCTGAATCGCGCGAAAACGCTTGGCGACCGCTTAGGTAAAGCCTTTGGCCTGCTGAAGCCCGGCTATCTGGTGCCTGATTTCCCGGCCAATGCCGAGCCGCGTACAGGTCAATCTATGGGCCAGCATGCGCAGATTACGGCAGATCGATTTGGTATCGGCCGCAAAGAGCAGGATGAACTGGCACTGGCCAGCCACCAGAATCTGCTGAAGGCGTATGAGTCCGGATTCTTCGATGATCTGGTGATGCCATACCATGGCCTGACGCGTGACAACCCGCTGCGTCCGGATTCGACACTGGATAAAATGGCGAAGCTGCCGGGTGCATTTGCGCAGGGTGGCAGCGTATCTGCTGCCAATTCGTCGCCGCTGACCGATGGCGCCTCGGCTGTGCTGATCTGCTCGGAAGAGTGGGCGGCGGCACGTGGCCTGAAAGTGATGGCGTGGCTGACCGCAGGCGAAGTGGCCGCGGTGGACTTTATCGACGAGCGCGAAGGTCTGTTGATGGCGCCTGCTTACGCGATTCCGCGCATGCTGCAGCGTCGCGGTCTGACCCTTCAGGATTTCGACTTCTATGAAATTCACGAAGCCTTTGCTGCCGTGGTGCTGTGTACGCTGGCCGCATGGGAGTCGCCCACTTTCTGCAAGGATAAGCTGGGTCTGGATCAGCCGCTGGGCAAGATCGACCGGTCACGTCTGAATGTGCATGGCAGTTCGATCGCGACGGGACATCCGTTTGCAGCAACAGGGGGGCGAGTGGTGGCGACGCTGGCCAAATTGCTGAGTGAGGCGGGAAGCGGACGTGGTCTTATTTCCATTTGTGCCGCTGGAGGCCAGGGCGTAACCGCCATCCTAGAGCGCTGA
- a CDS encoding 3-oxoacyl-ACP reductase translates to MPHKHDPLIRLAAGTVTGKLVKALGLPAPVELKRESGDWRANEFSDRHAVIGPFEHSPLTRHIHHVLSANGADVHTGPRWHMTARIDMVIFDASQFTQPSDLDQLRAFFVPLMKHLSRCARIVIIGASVNAWTDPIRAALIHALDGFVRSLAKEIGRTGCTANLILVASGSQARLAAPLRFLCSHRSTYVSGRTFHVDLRATAPMPSTSQPLAVVTGAARGLGAATAKRLAEAGYHVVCIDIPAAQRELDILARDLNGSAVPLDITQQDATDKLSRHIAPKGGIDLMVHNAGITRDRTLFRMSSQEWQSVMAVNLEAILRIDAALDQHQLWKPSAREVCLSSISGLAGNVGQANYAASKAALVGYVAARASRIAEMGMRINAVAPGFIETEMTRRIPFMIREVGRRMNALKQGGLPRDVAELVTFLGSPDAYGITGQTIRICGQALMGA, encoded by the coding sequence ATGCCACACAAGCACGATCCACTGATTCGACTCGCCGCGGGCACTGTCACAGGCAAACTCGTCAAAGCACTCGGCCTCCCTGCTCCGGTTGAGCTTAAGCGTGAATCCGGCGACTGGCGTGCGAACGAGTTTTCGGACAGACATGCTGTCATCGGCCCCTTTGAGCATAGTCCGCTCACCCGGCATATTCATCACGTTCTAAGCGCCAATGGTGCAGACGTTCACACTGGGCCGCGCTGGCACATGACCGCCCGCATAGACATGGTGATATTCGACGCCAGCCAGTTCACCCAGCCCAGCGATCTCGATCAGTTGCGTGCGTTTTTTGTGCCCTTGATGAAGCACTTGAGCAGATGCGCACGCATTGTGATTATTGGTGCGTCCGTAAATGCTTGGACAGATCCAATACGGGCCGCGCTCATTCATGCGCTGGATGGTTTTGTCCGTTCGCTCGCCAAGGAAATTGGCCGAACCGGTTGTACTGCCAATCTGATATTGGTGGCAAGCGGCTCTCAAGCGCGACTGGCTGCACCCCTGCGCTTTCTATGCAGCCATCGCAGCACCTATGTTTCGGGCCGCACCTTTCATGTTGATCTTCGAGCCACGGCACCCATGCCATCCACCAGCCAGCCGCTCGCCGTAGTCACCGGTGCGGCACGTGGTTTGGGTGCTGCGACAGCAAAGCGGCTCGCTGAAGCGGGTTACCATGTTGTCTGTATCGATATTCCGGCGGCGCAACGTGAACTGGACATCCTTGCCAGGGATCTCAACGGCTCAGCAGTGCCACTGGATATCACCCAGCAGGATGCGACCGATAAGCTCTCACGCCATATCGCACCCAAGGGCGGTATCGATCTGATGGTCCACAACGCCGGCATCACCCGCGACCGCACCCTTTTCCGCATGAGCTCGCAGGAATGGCAATCTGTCATGGCGGTGAATCTGGAAGCTATCCTGCGCATTGATGCCGCACTCGATCAGCACCAGCTGTGGAAGCCCAGCGCACGCGAGGTTTGCCTGTCGTCCATCAGCGGTCTGGCTGGCAATGTGGGTCAGGCCAACTATGCGGCCTCCAAGGCTGCATTGGTAGGATATGTGGCAGCGCGTGCAAGCCGGATCGCTGAGATGGGAATGCGCATCAATGCCGTGGCACCCGGCTTTATCGAAACCGAGATGACCCGCCGCATTCCATTCATGATTCGCGAAGTCGGTCGGCGCATGAATGCGCTTAAGCAGGGCGGCCTGCCGCGTGATGTGGCCGAACTGGTGACATTTCTGGGTTCACCGGATGCATATGGCATTACCGGCCAGACCATCCGCATCTGCGGTCAGGCGCTAATGGGGGCATGA
- a CDS encoding TetR/AcrR family transcriptional regulator, producing the protein MSVKELPADALLTPAMPGKLPRGATGLPPEAVELEQRKRLVRATAAVVAAKGYAQTTVSDIIKQAGVSRATFYALFADKEDCFLFGFRKLAEAHFRTMQEALTASHDASLQFPAAMRAYIDRINADTTLASAFIAEAMNASPTIQSQCIQAQQRLAQTIGNWIEQHTGQAPQPARLSLAMHGLTGYIIEQLTTTGVISCDSITAMIGFFEISLGLRKTS; encoded by the coding sequence ATGAGCGTGAAAGAACTTCCAGCCGACGCACTCCTGACCCCTGCCATGCCGGGCAAACTACCCCGAGGCGCCACCGGCCTTCCGCCTGAAGCAGTCGAACTGGAGCAGCGCAAGCGGCTGGTTCGAGCGACGGCAGCGGTCGTCGCTGCCAAAGGATATGCCCAGACCACGGTGAGCGACATCATCAAGCAGGCTGGCGTATCACGTGCGACGTTCTATGCGCTATTTGCGGACAAGGAAGATTGTTTCCTGTTTGGCTTCAGAAAGCTGGCAGAAGCCCATTTCCGGACGATGCAGGAAGCGCTGACGGCAAGCCACGATGCTTCGCTGCAATTTCCAGCGGCCATGCGCGCCTACATTGACAGAATCAATGCAGATACGACGCTGGCCAGCGCCTTTATTGCCGAAGCGATGAATGCCTCGCCCACCATTCAATCCCAATGCATACAAGCACAGCAAAGACTGGCGCAGACGATTGGCAACTGGATTGAACAGCATACAGGTCAGGCGCCACAGCCTGCGAGGCTATCGCTGGCCATGCATGGCCTCACCGGCTACATCATTGAACAGCTCACCACAACAGGCGTGATTAGCTGCGACAGCATCACTGCCATGATCGGTTTTTTCGAGATCAGTCTCGGCTTACGCAAGACATCGTGA